The following nucleotide sequence is from Oikeobacillus pervagus.
GAAGATTCCCGGGCCTTCTTTAACAACGTTCATATAGATCGCGAGGGGAAACTTTTTAATCGATAGAAGTTCCCCCTTGCCAAGATTGAAATGCTTTTTTACCATATAGATAAGAGCTTGCCACGAAATAAAGATGAGGAGAAAAGCATTGATTAGCATATGGAAAGATATTGAAAACAAAAAGTTCTCGAATATTTATTTATTATTTGGTAAAGAATCTTTTTTTATTAAAGAAACAAAAAGAAAATTATTGGAGAATGTATTAACAGAAGAGGAAATGGATTTTAATTTTTCCTCTTATGATTTAGAAGAAACTCCGATCGAGCTTACCCTAGAAGATGCTGAAACATTACCATTTTTGGGAGAACGACGGTTAGTTTTTTTACATAACCCTATATTTCTAACTGCTGAAAAGTCAAAAGATAAAGCGGAAAAAATGGAACATCATTTAAAGAAATTAGAGAAGTATTTAGAAGAACCAGCCCCATTTTCTGTCATTGTATTTATCGCTCCATATGAAAAATTGGATGAGCGAAAGAAACTCACAAAATTATTAAAGAAAAAAGCCACAGTGCTAGAAGCAAAAAAATTAAATGAACAAGAATTAAAAAAATGGATTGTAGAAATTGCGAAGCGAAATGAAATCGAGATGAGTAACGAGGCAATTGAGCAATTGCTCATATTAGCTGGGACAGATTTATTGCAATTAACAAATGAAGTGGAGAAATTATCGCTTTATGCTTCA
It contains:
- the holA gene encoding DNA polymerase III subunit delta, with translation MISIWKDIENKKFSNIYLLFGKESFFIKETKRKLLENVLTEEEMDFNFSSYDLEETPIELTLEDAETLPFLGERRLVFLHNPIFLTAEKSKDKAEKMEHHLKKLEKYLEEPAPFSVIVFIAPYEKLDERKKLTKLLKKKATVLEAKKLNEQELKKWIVEIAKRNEIEMSNEAIEQLLILAGTDLLQLTNEVEKLSLYASNTGKIDVEMVQKLTSRSLEQDIFSIVDRILKRKIDEALRIYYDLLKQKEEPIKILAIIASQFRLIYQVKELSRRGYGQPQIAGAIKVHPFRVKLAAGQARDFSEQELMRIIDLLAQCDYEMKTSSMKKEMIIEMLLFKLHRS